CGGCGTGGGGCGGCGGGATGCGGCAGGCACCCAAGCCGACGAAGGCCAGGACGATGCCGCCCTGGAGGTCGAGCACGCTCAACGACCAGCTGGCGTCGCTGGACGACCAGGCCTCCTACCTGGAGGACAAGAACGACGCGCTCCAGGGCCAGATCACCGAGGCCAGCTCCACTCTGGCCAAGACCGTAGCGGTCCAGGGCGCCAAACTACAGGCGGGCGGGTCGGTGCCTCCCGCTGAGCAGACCGAGGAGGCCGCGGAATCCGAGCCGGACCAGGGGGCGAGAGAGACCGAGTCGGCCAGGCAGCAGCTGGCCCAGCAGGCGGCCGCCCTGGGGAATCTGCAGACGGACCTGCGGAACCTGCAGTCCCTCCTCCAGCAGACCCACGCCGCCAAGGAGCTGCTCAAGGACGCCACCAACGGCGATGAGAGCGTCTACCAGGACATTCTCCACGGCAAGTTCGACAGGGCGGCGGGGGTCTACGCCAAGCGCGCGACGTCCGACGCCGGCGCCGGGACCGTGGACCGTGGCGGCGGCCAGTGCGGGGACTACCCAGCGGGGTGGTGCCATGCTCCTCCGGACAGCATCATCTATTTCGGCGGGGGGTCGCACCTCAACCGCGAATGCGTGGCCTATGCCGGCTGGGCGCGCTACAGCCACCACCAGCCCTTGGCCTTCGGCGACGCGGGCGACTGGCCCGGCCGCTCCCAGACCCCGACGGTCGGCAGCGTGGCCGTATGGAACCGAGGCACGGTGAGCCCCTACGGCCACGTGGCCTATGTGACGGCGGTGGCCGCCGACAGCATCACCATCTCGGAGTTCAACTGGCACCCCTACGTCTATTCCAGCCGCACCATCAAGCGCAACGGCAGCGGCTGGCCCTCGCGGTTCTGGCCCTGAGCCGCGGGGCGGCGGTCATGGCTCCGCCAGGAAGGCGGCCAGCGCCGAGATGACGGCCGCGGGCCGCTCTTCCTGGGGGACATGCCCGCAGTCGGGGATCGGCAGGAAGCGGCCCTTGGGCACGGCGCGGCAGAACCTCTCCGCGCTGGCGGAGTCCACGACGCCGTCGTGCTCCCCGCGGATGAAGAGGACCGGAGGCTCGAGCTCGGGGTAGCGGGCGATGTAGCCGTCCAGCTCGGGCGACAGGCAGCGCCGGATGTTCTCGGCCACGGCGCGGCGGCCCGCGGGCGTGCGCAGGGCCAAAGAGTACTCGTCGAGGACCTCCTCGGTGATGCAGGAGCGGTCCCAGAAGGCCGAGGGCGCCACGAGCCGGACGGTCCAGCGGCCCAAGAGCGGCTCCAGGATGCGGCCGAGCAGGGGCCGGCGCATGAACCCGATGAACGGGGGGATCCTGTCCGCGTAGACGGGCGAGCCGATCATGACCAGGCGCGAGACCAACTCCGGGGCCTGCAGGGCCAAAAACAGGGAGACATCGCCGCCCATGGAGTTGCCCACCAGCACCGGACGGGACAGCCCCTGCTCCTCGATAAAGCGGCGCAGCCAGCGCGCGAAGCCCGCGAAGGTGTAGTCGAAGTCCCGCGGCTTGTCCGAACGGCCGTAGCCCGGGAAGTCCGGCGCGAAGACGCTGTGCGTCTCGGCGAAGGCCGGCAGCAGATGCCGCCAGGAGTAGGAGGAGGCGCCCAGGCCGTGCAGGAAGACGATGGGCTCGCCCGCGCCGCCGGAAAGGACGTGGGTCCGGACTCCGGCGATCGTGCGCTCACCGGCCTTGATCTCCGCCGCCATGGCGGAGATTATACAACAGGCGGGCGGAGCCTGCCGCGGCTGCCGGTTTTGACGTTTCCTTGAGCTTGATCCTCTATACTTAGGATGACGGCGGGGAGCGGGCCATGAAGAACGCGGGCTGGTTCTTGTCAGGGGCGTGCCTGATTCTGGCCGCTCAGAGCGCGGCCGCAGCGGAGCCGAAGGCCGGCCCCTTCCCGGTCGACCTCATCGCCTCTATCCCCGCAGGGAGCCTGCTCGACTCTTCCCGCTGCGGCGCTCCGCTCGACCTGCAATTCTGCGTGGAGCCCCAGCTCGCAGGCCCCAGGCTCGTGCTCCGACTGGGCTCCGACGACGCCCGGTTCCAGGGGGCCGCGGGCAGGCTGGCGCGCCTGGGCGGCATGTTCATTGGCAGCCGGGATATCGCCGTGTTCGGAGGCTTCCACCTCCGCCTGGACCTAGTCCTGCGTTAACGGGCCAGGGACCCGGTCTGGTCTGAGGCCAAAGGCCCGGGCTGATCCCTTCGGGCGGCGCTACACTGGAGTCATGCCGTTCACGCGCCGCAGCGAGATCCTCCTCATCAGCCTGACCTCCGGCTTGTAAACCGGGCCCTCCCGTTCCGTCCCAGAAGCCGCGTTCGAATCATCCAGGGGAGATCTTCTGCGGCAGCTACCTGAGCCTGAGCTCGGCAGGCGGCGAGGCGGCTGTCTTGAGGAGCTGGGGCACCTGGTCGCGGTTCTCCCGGCCGGCCGCGTCGCGGACCTTGGGGACGAGGTAGTCGTAGATCGACTTCAGCGTGACCGCGCCGTCCGGGCCGGCGGCTCCGTCCGAGAGCCCTTTGAGCAGGTAATAGGTGAAGATCCCGTGGCCCTGCGCCTGGTCGCCGCCCGCGATCTGGTCATCGGCAGAGGCCGTGAGCACGAGCAGCTTGCCGACCGCTCCGGCGGCGGTGTCGAGCTTGGTCACCAGCGGCCGAGCGCCCCGGGGCAGCAGCGACCGCGCGCCGCGGCCCGAGAAGCAGGAATCCAGAGCCACCACGATGTTCTTGGCTTTCAGCGCGTTGAGGTCCTTGTACACCTCGGCAATGGGCAGGGCGGTGTCCTTGAGGTAGGCGGCGTCCCCGTCCCATGGAACGAGATAGGCCTGGCCGGTCTTGAGGTCGGGCGCGCCGTGGCCCGAGTAATAGAAGAAGACGGTCGAGCCCTCGCCGGCCACCTGCGGCAGCCAGGATTCGAGCTCTTTGGTCAGGCTCGCCCGGGTGGCCTGGGAGCCCGAGAGCAGGCGGATGTTGCGCGCCGGCACGCCCAGGGCGGCGAGGTGCTCGCGCACGGCGGCGGCGTCGCGCTCGGCGAACTGCGCGTCGGGCATGGAGGAGTACTTCTCGATGCCCACGATGAGCGCGGCGGATTCGGGATTCTCGGCTTTGGCGTAGCCGGGCCGGTCGACGTCGGAGGCCCAGACCTTGGCCGGCGCGGCCTGCTGGCCGCCGCGAGAGGCGACCCAGGCCGCGAGCTTGAGCGAGCCGGTCAGGCCGGCGTCGAGGTCCTCGACGACCTTGCGCTTGACCTCCTTCTGCGCGGAGGCCCACACCCACCAGCCGACGGGGGTCGCGCCAGAGAGCCCGATGACCTTCGAACGCTGGGCTATGATCGTGTCGACCTCGACGCGTTCGGGCGTCAAGAGCACGAGCTTCATGTCCATCGCGAAGCGCCCGATGCCGTAGCCCTGATGATGGGCGTAGGCGTCGAGCAGACAGATGAGGTCTGGATGGAGCGCCTGCGCGGCCTCGAAGCTCTCGGCGGCCGGCACGGACTTGAAATGCCGGCCGAGCATGGCCGGTGCGTCCTTAGTGATGACGGCGTCGGCGTCCTTGGCTCCGGACAGCGACAGGTGTGCCGCGGTCTTGAGGTACTTCATCGAGTTGACGGTGTTCTCCGTGCGCACGACGGCGAGCGTGAGTCCGGCGGTCGAGGGCCCCCGCGAGACCTGAATCCCCGCCAGCGGGTCGACGCGCCGACCGCCGGAGCACCCTGCGATCAGCGTCAAAGCGGCGGCGAAAGCCAGCGGCGCGGCGGCGAGCCTGCTCACTATTGTCTCCCTGCGGATCACGGCGGAACCTGCCTCAAGTATAGCAACGGCGCCCCTGGGCCGCCAGACGCTGTCACCCGGCGGGTTCATCTTACAGATCCTCCCGGGGGTTATTTCTCCTGCGACTCGACTGGGCCGTTGGTCCCGGCCTGGTCTGAGGCCAAAGGCCCTGGCTGATCCTGTCGGTCGGCGCTACACTGGAGTCATGCCGTTCACGCGTCGCATCGTGATCCTCCTCATCGACCTGACCTCCGGCTTGTAAGCCGGGCCCTCCCGTTCCGTCCAAGAAGCCGCGTTCGAATCATCCAGGGAGGTATCGCAATGAGAATCCGATCGGCAGGGGTCGCAGCGGTGTTGGCGTGCGGGCTGGCGGGGCCGGTCTGGGCTGAAGGCGTCGATCTCGCCACGCCTCCGGCCGAGATCCTGCAGGCGGCCGGGATCGGCGCGCGGTCCATGCCTTCTGCGGTCGCGTGGAACCGGGAGCACAGCAGGTCCATGCCGAGGCATCGCTTCGACTTGTCCACGCTCAACGGCTCTTACCGGCTGACGGAGAGGGCCGACGCCGGGGCGGGCTGCATCGTGGCCGAGAAGGCCGGCGACGAGAGGATCACGGTGGAATACGACCAGCGCGTGAGCGAGAGGTCCATGGCGCCTGATGATCATTTCGCCTCCATAAACGTGCGGACGCCGGAGACCTACGTGCTGAGCTTCATCTCCGACATCGACCAGGGGCCGATGCAGTACACGAGGCATGATGTGGAGAATCCTTCGCTGCTGGACGTGGCGGGCTGCGTGGCGTGGTATGGCCAGCTGGGGATCGCAGACGCGTACCGGTACTGCCGGGGCAACGTGCTGCCGAAGCCTCAGCCGGAGCCTGCTTTCAATCCCTCCTATTTCTACCGGGAGGTGTCGCAGACGACGGCGGACAACGAGGTGGTCTCCGAGAAGCTGCGTGAGGTGAGGCCGTCCGCGGACGTGACGGTGACGTCCCGGAGGATCACGAGGCTGAAGTTGGCCGAGGGAACGTTGACGGTGACTCAGCAGGAGCAGGAGGGCGCCGCCGCCCCGGTCACGGTCCAGCGGTGCGTCTACCAGCGGGATTAGGAAGGAGATGATGAAGCGAGGTCGCATGGCGATGGTTCTCTTCGCGCTCCTGGCGGCAGGCCAGCCCCTCCGGGCCGCCTCTCCTGATGAGGCGGCGGCGGCTTTTGCGGCCGGCGACTATCAGCGGGCCCTGAGAATGATCAAGCCCCTGGCCGACCAGGGAAATGCCCGGGCCCAGCACGACCTCGGCTTCATGTATGCCAACGGGAAAGGCGTCCCCCGAGACTACGCCGAGGCGGTCAAGTGGTATCGCAAGGCCGCTGGCCAGGGATTTGCTGAAGCCCAGAGCAATCTCGGCTCCATGTATGCCCAGGGAAAAGGCGTCCCCCGAGACTACGCCGAAGCGGTCAAGTGGTATCGCAAGGCCGCCGACCAGGGCTTTGCCGGGGCCCAGGACAACCTGGGCATGATGTATTTCAAGGGAGGGGGAGGCATCCCCCCGGACTATGCCGAAGCGGTCAAGTGGCTCCGCAAGGGCGCCGACCAGGGCTATGCCGAGGCCCAGGGCCACCTCGGCGCGATGTATGGCCTGGGGAAAGGCGTCCCCCAGGACCGCGCCGAAGCGCTCAAGTGGTATCGCAAGGCCGCCGACCAGGGTTATGCCGGGGCCCAGGACAACCTCGGCATGATGTATTTCAGGGGAGAAGGCGTCCCCCCTGACTACGCCGAAGCGGGCCAGTGGCTGCGCAAGGCCTCAGGCCAGGGTATCGCCGAAGCCCAAGGCACGTTCGGCTGGATGCATCTTATGGGGAAAGGCGTCCCCCGAGACTACGCCGAGGCGCTCAAGTGGCTCCGCAAGGCCGCCGAGCAAAGTGATGCCAGGGCCCAGAGCAATCTCGGGGCGATGTATGCCAACGGAGTCGGAGTCGCCCAAGATTTCGTCGAGGCGTACAAGTGGTTCATCCTATGCGCGGCTCAGAATTACGAGCCGGGAAAGCAGCAGATGGATAAAGTGCGTCCACGGATGACGAGCGAGCAGGTCGCCGAAGCGCGCCGACGCGCCGCTCAGTGGACGGCGCGGCATGCCGGCTCGGCTGGGTGAGTCAGCGGCTGAGGAAGGCGTCGACTTCGCGTGCGATGGCTTGTATCTTCCGCCCGCCGGGGCCCGTGCCCTCGTCGTTGTCCGGCAGGCTGGTGTAGACCGCCAGGACGTAGAAGCGCCCCTGCCCGCGCACGAGCGCCGCGTCGTTGCGGTTCTGAGAGAGCTGTCCGGTCTTGCCCGCGTAGACGGTCCCGGGCGGCAGGACCGAGGCGATGAGGTAGCGGTCCAGCTGGCCTTCCAAAGTCTTGAGCATGGCCCCGGAGGCCTCAGGCGAGACCAGCTTGCCCAGCGCCGCGGCTTCCAGCAGGAGCGCGGCGTCGCGCGGCGGCATCTGGTTGTAGCCGGTGGCGTCCGGGTCGGGCACGTCGGTCCCGGATGAGAGCTTGTGGCGCACGTAGGTCAGCAGAAGGCCGTTCCGATGGGCGAACTCGGTGGCGCTGCTGCGGCCTAGGACGTCGATGAGCGTGTTGGTGGCCGCGTTGTCGCTGCGGCGCACCATCACCTCGACCAGGTCGCGCAGGCTCCAGAGCGAGCCCGCCGTGATGGCGGGGTAGGGGTCATGGGGCGGTCCCCAGGTCCCGGTCATGTTCCGGGGAGAGATGGCGATGGACGAGTCCCAGGACCGGGCGCCGGAGGCGACCGCGTGATGGGCCTCGGCCAGCAGAGCGAGCTTGATGACGCTGGCCGCGGGCACTATGTCCAGGTCGTTCCAGCCGCCCCGGCCGGGGTCGGCCGGGGCGCGCAGATCGATGACCGAGATGTGGGCCTTGGAAAGGTCCATGCGCTTGGCGAGCCCCTGGAGGAAGGCCGAGATTTGTTCGGAGCTGGCGCCGATCCGGGCCGCGGGCACCGGCTCGCTCTGGGCGCCGGCCAGGCGCAGCTTCGTGATGCTCGTGCCCAGAGGGTCCAGAGCGGAGGCGGCTGCGCGCGAGGCGGGCAGCAGCAGGAGCGCGGCGAGGAGGATGGCGGCCATGCGCGATATTTTAAACACCCGGCCGCGCTCCGTCAAGGGTCCGGGAGAACTCGACTTCACCCACTTTCTCCGTTGCCGTTGCAGGAGGTTCCGGCGCGCAGCGCCGGAACCCGCCCGCCGCAGGCGCCCAAGAGGGGCTGACCACTCGCCTTTATGATTTCGCGTCGCCGAGGAAAGGGCGGCGCCGGGGTTGGCTCGGCGAACGCCGCGTTAGCCGCGAGAAGCATGCCTGGGCATGCGGGATTCCCTACACTTTTGA
This genomic stretch from Elusimicrobiota bacterium harbors:
- a CDS encoding CHAP domain-containing protein, whose protein sequence is MERQPKPYLSTSRGRSLAVLVAISCFVISWAAWGGGMRQAPKPTKARTMPPWRSSTLNDQLASLDDQASYLEDKNDALQGQITEASSTLAKTVAVQGAKLQAGGSVPPAEQTEEAAESEPDQGARETESARQQLAQQAAALGNLQTDLRNLQSLLQQTHAAKELLKDATNGDESVYQDILHGKFDRAAGVYAKRATSDAGAGTVDRGGGQCGDYPAGWCHAPPDSIIYFGGGSHLNRECVAYAGWARYSHHQPLAFGDAGDWPGRSQTPTVGSVAVWNRGTVSPYGHVAYVTAVAADSITISEFNWHPYVYSSRTIKRNGSGWPSRFWP
- a CDS encoding alpha/beta hydrolase — translated: MAAEIKAGERTIAGVRTHVLSGGAGEPIVFLHGLGASSYSWRHLLPAFAETHSVFAPDFPGYGRSDKPRDFDYTFAGFARWLRRFIEEQGLSRPVLVGNSMGGDVSLFLALQAPELVSRLVMIGSPVYADRIPPFIGFMRRPLLGRILEPLLGRWTVRLVAPSAFWDRSCITEEVLDEYSLALRTPAGRRAVAENIRRCLSPELDGYIARYPELEPPVLFIRGEHDGVVDSASAERFCRAVPKGRFLPIPDCGHVPQEERPAAVISALAAFLAEP
- a CDS encoding caspase family protein, translating into MSRLAAAPLAFAAALTLIAGCSGGRRVDPLAGIQVSRGPSTAGLTLAVVRTENTVNSMKYLKTAAHLSLSGAKDADAVITKDAPAMLGRHFKSVPAAESFEAAQALHPDLICLLDAYAHHQGYGIGRFAMDMKLVLLTPERVEVDTIIAQRSKVIGLSGATPVGWWVWASAQKEVKRKVVEDLDAGLTGSLKLAAWVASRGGQQAAPAKVWASDVDRPGYAKAENPESAALIVGIEKYSSMPDAQFAERDAAAVREHLAALGVPARNIRLLSGSQATRASLTKELESWLPQVAGEGSTVFFYYSGHGAPDLKTGQAYLVPWDGDAAYLKDTALPIAEVYKDLNALKAKNIVVALDSCFSGRGARSLLPRGARPLVTKLDTAAGAVGKLLVLTASADDQIAGGDQAQGHGIFTYYLLKGLSDGAAGPDGAVTLKSIYDYLVPKVRDAAGRENRDQVPQLLKTAASPPAELRLR
- a CDS encoding sel1 repeat family protein yields the protein MAMVLFALLAAGQPLRAASPDEAAAAFAAGDYQRALRMIKPLADQGNARAQHDLGFMYANGKGVPRDYAEAVKWYRKAAGQGFAEAQSNLGSMYAQGKGVPRDYAEAVKWYRKAADQGFAGAQDNLGMMYFKGGGGIPPDYAEAVKWLRKGADQGYAEAQGHLGAMYGLGKGVPQDRAEALKWYRKAADQGYAGAQDNLGMMYFRGEGVPPDYAEAGQWLRKASGQGIAEAQGTFGWMHLMGKGVPRDYAEALKWLRKAAEQSDARAQSNLGAMYANGVGVAQDFVEAYKWFILCAAQNYEPGKQQMDKVRPRMTSEQVAEARRRAAQWTARHAGSAG
- a CDS encoding class A beta-lactamase-related serine hydrolase, with translation MAAILLAALLLLPASRAAASALDPLGTSITKLRLAGAQSEPVPAARIGASSEQISAFLQGLAKRMDLSKAHISVIDLRAPADPGRGGWNDLDIVPAASVIKLALLAEAHHAVASGARSWDSSIAISPRNMTGTWGPPHDPYPAITAGSLWSLRDLVEVMVRRSDNAATNTLIDVLGRSSATEFAHRNGLLLTYVRHKLSSGTDVPDPDATGYNQMPPRDAALLLEAAALGKLVSPEASGAMLKTLEGQLDRYLIASVLPPGTVYAGKTGQLSQNRNDAALVRGQGRFYVLAVYTSLPDNDEGTGPGGRKIQAIAREVDAFLSR